Part of the Salmo salar chromosome ssa10, Ssal_v3.1, whole genome shotgun sequence genome is shown below.
ttattgtggctattttcacaacacaacccgttccggtcgagcctcactagccagatgaagctagctggctgcttataacattagctttgggcaacatgGTTAAGTagcataatgaaaatgactgcactttctactggtcattgttttcaggctggttgtattggtgctagctaggtaccaagctaaagctagctaccccaaacgttgcggtcaaacaaatgttttattaccaacgcggtattgtggccggtgtttgcagacgttttttgtacagctttaaCAGTGCTACTGTaccttttttgacacgcaaagacccaaacggcattccactgtatgtatgtatgtatgtatgtatgtatgtatgtcgggaagctaatagcagtgatgctGTTACTGTCTAACTCCAggagggcaacatctgaaaaatggcACACTTtgtaatagaggtcgaccgatttatgatttttcaacgccgataccgatttattggaggcccgaaaaagccaataccgattaatcggccgactaTTATTACGCtttttttaatgtgtgtgtgtgtgtatatatatatatatatatatatatatatatcaatttatcaacccatggagttctggatttggagtcacacccaaaattaaagtggaaaaccacactacaggctgatccaactttgatgtaatgtccttaaaacaagtcaaaatgaggctcagtagtgtgtgtggcctccacgtgcctgtatgacctccctacaacgcctgggcatgctccagatgaggtgacggatggtctcctgagggatctcctcctagaccaggactaaagcatccgccaactcctggacagtctgtggtgcaacgtggcgttggtggatggagcgagacatgatgtcccagatgtgctcaattggattcaggtctggggaacgggcgggccagtccatagcatcaatgccttcctcttgcaggaactgctgacacactccagccacatgaggtctagcattgtcttgcattaggaggaacccagggccaaccgcaccagcatatggtctcacaaggggtctgaggatctcatctcggtacctaatggcagtcaggctacctctggcgagcacatggagggctgtgcggcccccccaaagaaatgccaccccacaccatgactgacccaccgccaaaccggtcatgctggaggatgttgcaggcagcagaacgttctccacggcgtctccagactctgtcacgtctgtcacgtgctcagtgtgaacctgctttcatctgtgaagagcacagggcgccagtggcgaatttgccaatcttggtgttctctggcaaataccaaatgtcctgcatggtgttgggctgtaagcacaacccccacctgtggacgtcgggccctcataccaccctcatggagtctgtttctgaccgtttgagcagacacatgcacatttgtggcctgctggaggtaattttgcagggctctggcagtgctcctcctgctcctccttgcacaaaggcggaggtagcggtcctgctgctgggttgttgccctcctacggcctcctccacgtctcctgatgtactggcctgtctcctggtagcgcctccatgctctggacactacgctgacagacacagcaaaccttcttgccacagctcgcattgatgtgccatcctggatgagctgcactacctgagccacttgtgtgggttgtagactccgtctcatgctaccactagagtgaaagcaccgccagcattcaaaagtgaccaaaacatcagccaagaagcataggaactgagaagtggtctgtggtcaccacctgcagaaccactcctttattgggggtgtcttgctaattgcgtataatttccacctgttgtctattccatttgcacaacagcatgtgaaatttattgtcaatcagtgttgcttcctaagtggacagtttgatttcacagaagtgtgattgacttggagttacattgtgttgtttaagtgttccctttatttttttgagcagtatatgtgtatatatatatatatatatatacacacaaattcttcaagctctgtcaaattggttgttgatcattgctagacaaccaatatcaggtcttgccatagattcttCAAGTAGATTTCAGTCAAAACAGTAActgggccactcaggaacattcaccatcttcttggtaagcaactccagtgtacatttgaccttgttttaggttattgtcctgctgaattcATCTCTCAGTATCTGGTGGAAggtagactgaaccaggttttcctctaggattttgcctttgcttagCTTCGTTCCATTTTTAAAAAGATTCTGAAAAACTCccaagtccttaacgattacaagcatacccataacatgatgcagccaccactatacttgaaaatatggagagtggtactccatAATGTGTTGGGGGACGATAGtaatttagtcaggttacctttgcattcttgggcaCTTGAAACAAGATGGTATTACAGGggtcagggataggttgaaaatgtaaGTGAAGACATTTGGCAGTTGATCAGCGCATGCTCTGCGTACACGTTCTGATATTCCATCTGGCTTtgcgaatgttaacctgtttaaaggttttacttaCATCTGCTGTGGAGTGCGAGATCGTGCAGAACTCAGAAGTATTACTCAAATTAATAGAAATTAATAAAGAAAGTGAACCTTATTTTGGACACACATCTTGCATCTATCACAATCATTTGGGTTAAGAGATTATCACAAACAAAGGTGATCAACAACATAAATCACAGTTGAGCTTCCCAAAATCTTTGTAGCTAAAGTATTACTTTATCTCTTTTGACAATTGTTTGTCTAGCCCACTCCTACCCTAGATCAGCAAAGGAATTTTGTTAGTTTACGCAAAGGTGATTGACCTGCAAACATTGATTTTACAGTTATTACTCTCTTGCGGCTGGGTTGTTGGCAGAAAGTATTACTTTGCTTTCGGGAAACTGACCCCACATCTGTTATTATTAACTGACCCATTAGATTAGCgtgtgcatgcatacatacatacatacatacatacataggccTAATCTGTCAGCAACACAGGCCTAACCTGTCAGAAACAACAGAGGGTGAAAGTCTTTGAGCAGGGCTGCCGCGGCTTCACTGGACTACCAACACAATGTAGGAAGACTTTTGGACAAGTATAAAGTCTATCTGGAAAAGTCTTTAAAATATGGACCTTTAAATCATACGATGCATGCACCACCGTTAAGACCGATTTTGACTTAACTACGAGTGCGACACACATACGTTTGACTTGAATGTACCGGGAAGGTGGACATCTGGTGAGCCTGAAAAAAgttacattttcaatacattaTACCCCAAAAGTGTATTTTTGAGAACTGCATCACTGTTGAGTGAAATGAAATCAAGAAATACACCGGGGCCATACTTACGAACATAAGAAACCATTTAGATTTAAACAGTTTCTCTAGCACAAAATGTGCATCAGCCAATTCAAATAGTTGATTTATGGGtctctcgagtggcgcagtggcttgaggcgtcactacagatccgggtttgatcccgggctgtgtcgcagctggccgcgaccgggagacccatgacgTGTAGCACAATTGGCCTgacgtcatccgggttaggggagggtttggccggccggaatGTCCTTGTCACAtcacgctctagtgactcctgtggcgggttgGGCGCGTGCACACTGACATGGTCGCtagttgtacggtgtttcttccgacacattggtgcggctggcttccgggttaagcgatcagtgtgtcaagaagcagtgctgcttggcagggttgtgtttcgggggacgcatggctctcgacctttgcctcttccGAGTCCGTACGGTAGTTACAGCAataggacaagactaactaccaattggatatatcacgaaaaaggggtaaaatgatttgttattaaagaaaaaaaaaatatacaaaataaaaatgctTTACTTGCACTTGACAATGCTAAATTGTAGCTGGTCTCATCAGATAACAAAGCACACGTTAGCCCTATGCTAACCTCACCAGGTGGCAATGATTATGTCCTGGAACAAGTTCTGCATCAGCCAATTGAAATTGTTGACCTAGTTGGACGTGTTCCAACGCTTGGAAGTAGCCGCAACACATACTTCAGTCCAACAGCACGTTCTGATCATCAAAGCAACTATCATTATTATAATCATCCACTTTGTCACATGCATTTTGGATCGAGCACTAAGGACCGGCAgtgaattataatttttttcttcaATCAAAAACgctttcaatcaaatgtatttaaagccctttttacatcagccgatgtcacaaaatgctgtacagaaacccagcctaaaaccccaaacagcaagtaatgcagatgtagaagcacggtggctaggaaaaactccctagaaatgcaggaacctaggaagaaacctagagaggaaccaggctctgaggagtggccagtactcttctggctgtgccgggtggagattataacagtacatggccaagatgttcaaacgttcatagatgaccagcagggtctaataataataatcataataatcacagtggttgtagagggtgcaactggtcagcacctcaggagtaaatgtcagttggcttttcatagccgatcattcagagttaaagacagcaggtgcggtagagagagagagtgtcaaacAGTACGTCCAttacaaggtagcacgtccggtgaacaggtcagggttccatagccgcaggcagaacagttgaaattggcacagcagcacgaccaggtggactggggactgcaaggagtcatcaggccaggtagtccatgacacactgactacaccgctcgcgttgcaaaataaatgtagaaatgtatGTTATTCAATcactgcacccacactgctcgcgcgcgccaacgagtgtctgcgttgccaagggctgaaatagaagtcagttctatttgtgacgcagatcgcgctgcaagtcctgcctctcccatctcctcattggtttatagaagcaggtacccacgtgccatctcctcattggttatacccacgtgagtgactgaaagacgaacgaggtcagtggcggtaatgcacctaatttatgaaagttgccaatcgcaatataaagtcaagagaagaaaaagcctggaaggaggagagatgactagcaATGactcggttgaccgttttatgtgtggattaattgtcggagtagcccaggacaaattagctagcaactgcaagctagctaaattggacaaattagctagcaagtgcaagctagctagctaaattgccataaatgtttaatgcttttcgacctgtccccaaattaatgtaattggttcagagtttgttttgatattttaaactgcgtgtcgtgattgcgtttggtgtggggggacaaaatacatttatgcacgatggcacaCGCGCGCAGCTAGTTTGGGTTccgtgaggcatggtcctagggctcaggccctcggagagagagagggagagaacttaaattcacacaggacactggataagaccggataaatactccagatataacaggctGAGCCTAGCCCCCCGATACAAACAATTGCAGCATAAATATGAGGGGGGTCACGAACCCATGGTTTTAAGTGCACTATCAATTTCAAGTCAACAGCTTTAGCAGTGTGTGCCACCTAGAAGTGATGATGATAGCCTAAATGACTACTATTTGACAAATCCATAAGGCTCTAcgtctttttctttttttacaatgTACGAtaaacatacatttatttttttccttaagcatatggatgtgtgtgaaatggataaacaaaaacgTGGGGTTTTGTCATATGCGAAAACGTTAGTAGTAGCTAGTAACCTAGTCAAGGATGCGTCAATTAAATAGACCAACGAACAAAAGTAAACCTTGAATTTGTAGGTTTAATTTTTAGAAATGCCAATGGTTGGTGGATATAAAGTCTAAGATATTTGATAAGCTGATGAAGAATTTGTTCAGGGATATAATCACTTACACCTAGTGAGTTAGCATAGGGCTAATGTGTGCCATGTTCTCTGATGGGACCAGCTAAAATCTTGCGTTCTGTCAAGTGCAATAAAATGAACGATTTTTAGCTgacgctcttttccagagcgacttacaggcgcAATTAGAGTTAAcccacactggttgaatcaacattgtttccacatcatttcaatgaaatgacattaaaccaacgtggaatagacaatGAATTgacttctgtgcccagtgggaagctgTTCGTTCCCAGGTAAGTGTCATCGAATACTTAACCCGATCACGCTGGGTATACAAACCCGTTCATGCCGTCTGAATACCGTGTTAATTTCCCAACGTACACTGCTTCACACCCTGCGTGTATGTGTGACAAGAATGTATTGATAACTTCCGAGAATTGTTTGTTTGCTGGAAAGTTATCTGGAATTTTCAACCCAGAAACGGGTCTTTCCATGCACACTTTGACCACAAACACAGGTCAGCTACCTGGGGTATATTCATTATGCCGATTCTGTGGTAAAACATTCTGCAACAAATCTTTTACTCCAAACAGAACGTTTTGCAAtaaaaacgagagtttctatccTACAAATTCAGGTAGGTGCCTCCTCTTTTGGTTCTTAAGCGGTAAACTGTTTCCATTGCAAgatgtaatgaatacacccctgatgtAACTGGCTCTGTAACTCATTAATTGGATATCTCATGCAAAATGAGTATCAGACAAGCTTTGATTGGACTTGTTAGTGaatactcctgaggtgctgacctgttgcacactctacaaccactgtgattattattttaccctgctagtcatctatgaacatcttggctatttactcttataatctctacctggcacagccagaagaggactggccacccctcagagcctggttcctctctaggtttcttcctaggttcctgcctttcttgggagtttttcctagccaccgtgcttctacatctgcattgcttgctgtttggggttttaggctgggtgtctgtatagcacttcgtgacatcggctgatgtaaaaagggctttataaatacatttgattgaatagaTAAAGTAGCTAACATATTTTTGCTGAGCAGCCTACAGCATTTGTTGACCTGACAAACCTGTCTTCTGTTGTCTTGGTTTCATTTGCACATCTTATGTCTGTGTACTCAAACATTGTTTGCATGTCTCTTTAAACTCTAGGAACAAGTGCAAAAAGGCCCACCGTCTAGATTCCCCACACAACGCAGCTATTATAAGTGAGGTGGGTCACCATGACCTGGAGGAGGCAGAGCTGTTCCAACTTCTGCTGCAGAACGACCCCTACCTGATGCCTGAGGTGGGTGGCCCCCAAAATTACCCTTAACAATTAATGTACAGTTTATCTAAAAAGATTGGATAGGTTAGCACTGGGGTAATACTGTAGCTCCAGCACCAACTGATATGGAAAAAGAGTAAGCCAGGTGTTAATTGCATGTAGTATGCGCTCTGGATGTTTGACCATCTCCTTTCAACTCCTTCCAGATCTGCTCCCATTACAACAAGCGCGTTGGTGAGCATGGCATCTGCAAGTTTAAAAGCAGCTGCACAAAACTCCACCTCTGCCTGCACTTCCTCCAGGGTGACTGTAGGTTTGGTGCTGGATGTAAGAGGGCCCACACGTTCGATGCCCCTGCAATGAAGATTCTAAATAGCAGAGGATTCAGCCAAGAGAACATCAAGATCCTCCACAATATCTACAAGAATAAATTCATCATCACTCACCAAGAAAATCCAGCTGGTAAGGAAATGACAAGGTAGAATCCATGAATACAGAGAATCCATGCAAACAGTGCTTTAGTAACCGTGTCTGTCCTGTGTTTAGCTGTAGCACCCTCCCTTGCTCCAGTCATGAAGCCAGCTGAGAAACAAcagccctcctccagctccaCCAGTGAGACTGACAGAAATGAAATCTGCCTCTTCTCCATCCGCAGTCGCTGCAGCTTCAAAGGTAACATCAACCTAAACATACTTTATTATCAACATTTCTGTTTACAGTAGTGTGTTTACATGTTTCTGTGGTTGTGTTGTCAGACACATGTGTCCGTGTCCACTACCATCTGCCTTACAAATGGCAGATCTTAGATGGAGTGACTTGGAGAGACCTGGACAATGTAGAGGAGATTGAGAAGGCCTACTGTAACCCACAAAATGACACAAGGTACTGTTGTCATCATATCAGGTTTGGTGTGGATTTTTGttacctgtcataccagatttaagaTATGTTAGTGTTTTATTAGATAGAGTATATTACCTTTTTTAAACAACTTATTTTGTTGTTCAACTGTGTTGCCCTCAGTGGTGGAAGTAAGCCTGTGAACTTCCTCACCATGACATGTGGAAGCCCTCCAGTTCGTCGTCTGTCCACTATTTCATCCGTCACCAAACCCCCTTACTTCATCCTCACAACAGAGTGGCTGTGGTACTGGAGAGATGACTGTGGCCAGTGGATAGAGTATGGCCATGAGGTCAGTCTGAATGCTGAATATGCATGGGTGTGGTTTTTATTGTGACTTTACTCCACCCTCTTTGAGTTGACCTAAACTGTGGTCTTATTCTGTGCAGGGTGGTGAGGGGAATGTGGCCTCTGTCATTTCCCAGACCCTGGAGAATGCTTACCAAACAGACTCTGACAGCGAGATTCCATTTGAATCTGGAGGTCAGAAGTACATTCTCAATCTCAAAGGTATACCCCTTGTCACTGATATATAGTAATTCAGCAGTTAATCAGCTCTTTATTGGCTAACAACCTGTTAAAATATGTTATCATAaatattgtttctgtttcagagaTGCATCAGCAGAATATTATATTTACAACCAAAAAAGCAATTTGTCGAAGGCCCCGTTTTCTCTCTAAGGAAGATGTGAATGCCAAGCTGAAGAGGTATTGTTCTTCATGGTTGTAATGtatgtctgtaatgaatgtaatgtgAAGTATGCCACTCACCCAAATTTCACATCTCCCCGTCCTACCCCAGAACCAAATGAAGTAGTTGGCCAAATAGTACTGAGGATTCAGGAAGGCCTATTGGATATCTGTGTCTGAATCAGCCAAACTAGAAGCCAACCCTTATCTATTGGAATTTCCCTGTTGAATTTCCTGTTTCTTCTTTTGTCTCTGTGTTAGTGAGTCTGAGAGCTCCAGTTCCTCTGTGACTGTCCCTCCACATTGGGACAAAGGAGTCTTGTCTGACGCCACAGACTACAAGGTACTATGTAGTGATACTGTACTGTTTAATTTAGTTGAGTTTACATGAAACACACGTGAGCACACAGGCATTTCACTGTAGTCTGAAACTGTGGTTTTCGACACCTGACATATACCATTTGATTTGCTTTGACACTATTATAATGGTAGGCACCAATATCGATAATGCAATATGATATCGAATTGAGCAAGGGATATCGGTTTATCCTTGATGTTGTCCTACACCATTAAGTAAAATAGCATACATGACTGTTCCTGCAGGCACAAAAACCTTTCTCTGCCTCTCAATTTAGCATACTTAATTTCCAACTGATGGGCCATCAATGGGCTTACCATTTTATTCAAACTGGTTGGGTAGGTTAAGCCCCCAGAACATTTTCACCTGGCCTAATGGGCAATTAGCAAGCCGTTTTCTGGACTTCACAAAACCGTGAAAGTGAAAAGAAAATGTAACATTCACAGTTGCAATGCTATATATCGATATCGGATTGAAAAACTGCAACTGAT
Proteins encoded:
- the LOC106561394 gene encoding protein mono-ADP-ribosyltransferase PARP12, with protein sequence MSSVVSQYVTKIICGNQGCLDFKQLDQIVGQKFTCADEVLLGILRDSGKYAISEGKEKASGRVMSQDSVIVAKTSLRVCQTSHKECHQCDNLHICSHFVCGNCKYGNKCKKAHRLDSPHNAAIISEVGHHDLEEAELFQLLLQNDPYLMPEICSHYNKRVGEHGICKFKSSCTKLHLCLHFLQGDCRFGAGCKRAHTFDAPAMKILNSRGFSQENIKILHNIYKNKFIITHQENPAAVAPSLAPVMKPAEKQQPSSSSTSETDRNEICLFSIRSRCSFKDTCVRVHYHLPYKWQILDGVTWRDLDNVEEIEKAYCNPQNDTSGGSKPVNFLTMTCGSPPVRRLSTISSVTKPPYFILTTEWLWYWRDDCGQWIEYGHEGGEGNVASVISQTLENAYQTDSDSEIPFESGGQKYILNLKEMHQQNIIFTTKKAICRRPRFLSKEDVNAKLKSESESSSSSVTVPPHWDKGVLSDATDYKLVPLSSQIEEYQKLEKLFKHTMASSTIHSIKRIQNPSLWRVFQWQKEQMMKKNGGKPVDERELFHGTDPSIIDVICEQNFDWRTCGVNGTLYGLGSYFARDASYSNAYIRSQSSSKKIMFVVLVLVGEFTNGCHTYRRPPQKSTSKVLYDSCVDSENNPSIFVVFEKQQIYPEYLIEYS